In Cloacibacterium caeni, a single window of DNA contains:
- the pseC gene encoding UDP-4-amino-4,6-dideoxy-N-acetyl-beta-L-altrosamine transaminase: MMENKVIPYGRQNITQEDIDIVVEALKSDYLTQGPKILEFENAFAKYVGSKYAVAVANGTAALHLCTLALDVKKGQKVITTPITFAASANCVRYCDGEVIFADIDPETYLLDFDSVKSILEASPMGTYQGIIPVDFAGRAVDLEKFRKLADEYNLWIIEDSCHAPGGCFIDEKGNEQNCGNGNFADLAIFSFHPVKHIASGEGGMITTNNEVLYQKLLMLRTHGIVKSNELYTNSIEFAGGKDTYPLWYMEMQELGFNYRLTDFQAALGLSQLKRADEGLQRRREIAKTYYEAFKNKSFIKGQSGVVEGHAYHLYIIEVENRLELYNYLRTKNIFAQIHYIPCHLMPYYREFGWKEGDMPKAEKYYKHCISLPMYPNLTKQEQEFVIENIIKFYS; this comes from the coding sequence ATGATGGAAAATAAAGTAATTCCTTACGGTCGTCAAAATATCACACAAGAGGATATTGATATAGTAGTAGAAGCATTAAAATCTGATTATTTAACTCAAGGTCCAAAAATTCTGGAATTTGAAAATGCTTTTGCAAAATATGTAGGAAGTAAATATGCAGTTGCTGTAGCTAATGGTACAGCTGCATTGCATTTATGTACATTAGCTTTAGATGTTAAAAAAGGACAAAAAGTAATAACAACCCCAATCACTTTTGCAGCTTCTGCAAATTGTGTACGTTATTGTGATGGGGAGGTAATTTTTGCTGATATAGATCCAGAAACATATTTGCTTGATTTTGATTCGGTTAAAAGTATATTAGAAGCTTCTCCAATGGGGACTTATCAAGGGATAATACCTGTTGATTTTGCAGGGAGGGCTGTTGATTTAGAAAAGTTTAGAAAGTTAGCAGATGAATATAACCTTTGGATTATTGAAGATTCATGCCATGCTCCAGGTGGTTGTTTTATTGATGAAAAAGGTAATGAACAAAATTGTGGGAATGGTAATTTTGCAGATTTAGCCATTTTTTCATTTCATCCTGTAAAGCACATCGCATCAGGAGAAGGGGGGATGATTACTACCAATAATGAGGTCTTATATCAGAAGTTATTGATGTTAAGAACTCATGGCATTGTTAAATCGAATGAGTTATATACAAATAGTATTGAGTTTGCAGGGGGAAAAGACACTTATCCCTTATGGTATATGGAAATGCAAGAATTGGGTTTCAATTATAGATTAACTGATTTTCAAGCTGCTTTAGGTTTAAGTCAGTTAAAAAGAGCTGATGAAGGTCTTCAAAGAAGACGGGAAATTGCTAAAACCTATTATGAAGCTTTTAAAAATAAATCATTTATAAAAGGACAATCAGGTGTAGTTGAAGGACATGCTTATCACTTGTATATAATAGAAGTAGAAAATAGATTAGAGTTGTATAATTATTTAAGAACAAAAAATATTTTTGCTCAAATACATTATATTCCATGTCATTTGATGCCTTATTATAGAGAATTTGGATGGAAAGAAGGGGATATGCCTAAAGCTGAAAAATATTATAAGCATTGCATTAGTTTGCCTATGTACCCAAACTTAACTAAACAAGAACAAGAGTTCGTAATTGAAAATATAATTAAATTTTACTCATAA
- a CDS encoding cytidylyltransferase domain-containing protein, with protein MNYIIEVANTHGGNKDYVMSLIDEFSLFEGHGMKFQPLHPDKIATSDFTWYPVYQELMFSPKEWNEIIKKAAITKKVWLDLFDTYGTQILEENLQLIFGIKLQASVLYNEHVIQELTKIDCSDKKLIVNISAIEKDEIQERLDYLQNNINPEEILIEVGFQSYPTELVDSGLVKLGYLKEHFSNPIVFADHIDGKLDDAIILPLIASLNGASYIEKHVMHSSLETKYDYFSSITIDIYTKLVEKIKNYKELEGKSFINKKEQTYLINSIQKPIAARNISKGKGICMISDLEYRRSNQTGLSALEIKNLISNGYILARNVKKGETFKREDFKKAVIAVVIAGRLKSSRLKRKALLPIGEITSVEKCIQSCLKLPDTSYTILATSIDEEDSELEHFTYSPQVIFHTGHPDDVIQRYLDIVNKLNIDIIYRVTADMPYVSEKVAEILLRKHFLQGADYTSAVEAAVGTAPEVINVQALREVKQHFPNADYSEYMTWYFQNNKEHFRVKLVDLPKDLIRNYRLTLDYQEDLDLFNKIQCYLDEKKLPETIENIFAYLDANPDIASLNSHITLKYKTDAELIATLNRVTKITKNS; from the coding sequence ATGAATTACATAATAGAAGTAGCTAATACTCATGGAGGAAATAAAGACTATGTAATGAGTCTTATTGATGAATTTAGTCTTTTTGAGGGGCACGGGATGAAATTTCAACCATTACATCCAGATAAAATTGCTACATCTGATTTTACATGGTATCCAGTTTATCAGGAACTTATGTTTTCTCCTAAAGAATGGAATGAGATTATTAAAAAAGCTGCAATAACTAAAAAAGTTTGGTTAGATTTGTTTGATACTTATGGAACACAAATTTTAGAAGAAAACTTACAACTGATTTTTGGAATTAAACTTCAAGCTTCTGTACTTTACAATGAACACGTTATTCAAGAATTAACCAAAATTGATTGCTCAGATAAAAAGTTAATTGTAAATATTAGTGCAATAGAAAAAGATGAAATCCAAGAACGATTAGATTATCTTCAGAATAATATTAATCCTGAAGAAATTTTGATAGAGGTAGGTTTTCAGTCTTATCCTACTGAGTTGGTAGATAGTGGATTGGTTAAATTGGGTTATCTAAAAGAACATTTTTCTAATCCTATTGTTTTTGCAGACCATATTGATGGTAAACTTGATGATGCAATTATTTTGCCATTAATAGCTAGTCTTAATGGAGCTAGTTATATAGAAAAACATGTTATGCATAGTTCACTTGAGACTAAATATGATTATTTTTCTTCTATAACCATTGACATATATACTAAACTCGTTGAAAAAATTAAAAATTATAAAGAGTTAGAAGGAAAATCATTTATTAATAAAAAGGAACAAACATATCTTATAAATAGTATTCAGAAGCCTATTGCTGCTCGAAATATTTCGAAAGGGAAAGGGATTTGTATGATTTCTGATTTAGAATATAGAAGGAGTAATCAAACAGGACTGTCAGCTCTTGAAATTAAAAATTTAATTTCAAATGGATATATTTTAGCTAGAAATGTTAAAAAAGGCGAAACATTTAAGAGAGAAGACTTTAAAAAGGCTGTTATTGCTGTTGTTATAGCAGGACGATTAAAATCTTCTCGTTTAAAAAGAAAAGCATTACTACCCATAGGGGAAATCACCTCGGTTGAAAAGTGTATTCAAAGTTGTCTAAAATTACCTGACACATCTTATACCATACTAGCAACTAGTATAGATGAAGAGGATTCCGAATTAGAACATTTTACATATTCGCCACAAGTGATATTTCACACTGGACATCCAGATGATGTTATCCAAAGATACTTAGATATTGTAAATAAATTAAATATTGATATTATTTATAGAGTAACCGCTGATATGCCATATGTTTCTGAAAAAGTCGCTGAAATTTTATTAAGAAAACACTTCTTGCAAGGTGCTGATTATACATCTGCAGTAGAAGCAGCGGTTGGTACGGCGCCCGAAGTAATAAATGTACAAGCACTACGTGAAGTCAAGCAACATTTTCCAAATGCAGATTATTCAGAATATATGACGTGGTATTTTCAAAATAACAAAGAGCATTTTAGAGTTAAATTGGTCGATTTGCCTAAAGATTTAATTCGAAATTATAGACTCACTCTAGATTATCAAGAAGATTTAGATCTTTTTAATAAGATACAATGTTATCTAGATGAAAAAAAACTTCCAGAAACTATTGAAAATATATTTGCCTATTTAGACGCAAATCCAGATATTGCTTCATTAAACAGTCATATTACTCTAAAATATAAAACAGATGCGGAGTTGATTGCTACATTAAATAGGGTTACAAAAATTACAAAAAATAGCTAG
- a CDS encoding YhcH/YjgK/YiaL family protein — MIFDKLYNLSLYGVQFSSIKNLIDLCGVDDIVKIDKNTELHDFKIIPIQGEPNLDFERNILEAHIKNFDIHITIAGSDIIAFSNIDDECYLHKDYDVDNDYALYKSNQIKTIIIPEGYFCIIPNHFAHMAMYGISNSVKKIVIKIPAS; from the coding sequence ATGATTTTTGATAAACTATATAATTTGTCACTTTATGGAGTTCAATTTTCTTCTATAAAGAATCTAATCGACTTATGCGGTGTAGACGATATAGTTAAGATTGATAAAAATACTGAATTGCATGATTTCAAAATAATACCTATTCAGGGAGAACCTAATTTAGACTTTGAGAGAAACATTTTAGAGGCTCACATTAAAAATTTTGATATTCATATTACCATCGCTGGTTCTGATATAATTGCTTTTTCAAATATTGATGATGAGTGTTATTTGCATAAAGATTATGATGTGGATAACGATTATGCCTTATATAAGTCAAACCAAATTAAAACTATAATTATTCCAGAGGGTTATTTTTGCATAATACCTAATCATTTTGCTCATATGGCAATGTATGGTATTTCTAATTCAGTTAAAAAAATAGTAATCAAAATACCTGCCTCGTAA
- a CDS encoding GNAT family N-acetyltransferase, with product MNFYKALNNQIFTSGKYSLIPIRFEDSYAIMQWRNEQIYHLRQNKPLTIEDQDYYFENVVSKLFEQTQPNQILFSFLENEICIGYGGLVHINWIDQNAEISFIMNTVLEENRFNEIWTAYLSLIEKVAFHELKLHKIFTYAFDLRPHLYEVLLHSKFIEEARLKEHCFFNGKFIDVLIHSKFNNHIELRRAVDGDVNITFEWASNKVVRKYAIQKGEILYEPHKRWFLNKISAKDCIYFIAELNKTPIGSIRFDINKNNEALLSFLLDPKYHGKGLGKKILENGCNELIKHIEVSKITGVVHIDNISSLKTFKSLGFNQISEIDSFITFEKKYKYENR from the coding sequence ATGAATTTTTATAAAGCACTAAACAATCAAATTTTTACATCAGGAAAATATTCTTTAATTCCTATCCGATTTGAAGACAGTTATGCTATAATGCAATGGCGTAATGAACAAATTTATCACTTGCGTCAAAATAAACCGTTAACCATTGAAGATCAAGACTACTACTTTGAAAATGTAGTTTCTAAATTATTTGAACAAACGCAACCTAACCAAATATTATTTTCTTTTTTAGAAAATGAAATTTGTATTGGATACGGAGGTTTAGTGCATATTAATTGGATTGACCAAAATGCAGAGATTTCATTTATTATGAATACTGTTTTAGAAGAAAATCGATTTAATGAGATATGGACTGCTTATTTGAGTTTGATAGAAAAAGTTGCATTTCATGAATTGAAATTACACAAAATATTTACATATGCTTTTGATCTTAGACCTCATTTATACGAAGTTTTATTACATTCAAAATTTATTGAGGAAGCTAGGTTAAAAGAACATTGTTTTTTTAACGGTAAGTTTATAGATGTTTTAATTCATTCAAAGTTTAATAATCATATTGAACTTAGAAGAGCTGTTGATGGAGATGTAAATATTACTTTTGAATGGGCTTCAAATAAAGTTGTTCGTAAATATGCTATTCAAAAAGGGGAAATTCTGTATGAACCACATAAAAGATGGTTCTTAAATAAAATAAGTGCTAAAGATTGTATTTATTTTATCGCAGAATTGAATAAAACTCCAATTGGTTCAATTCGATTTGATATAAATAAAAATAACGAAGCATTATTAAGTTTTTTATTAGACCCAAAGTATCATGGTAAAGGTTTGGGTAAAAAAATATTAGAAAATGGTTGTAATGAACTAATAAAGCACATTGAAGTTTCTAAAATAACAGGTGTTGTACATATTGATAATATTTCCTCATTAAAAACTTTTAAATCATTGGGATTTAATCAAATATCTGAAATTGATTCCTTCATTACATTTGAAAAAAAATATAAATATGAAAATAGGTAA
- the pseI gene encoding pseudaminic acid synthase: MKIGNLEINSDSKIFIIAELSANHNGSLDTALETIRAAKRAGADCIKLQTYTAETITIDSRKDDFLIKGTIWEGRNLHELYQEAYTPWEWHQALFEEAKNQGLICFSSPFDTTAVDFLESLNVPAYKIASFEITDIPLIEYVASKGKPIILSTGIAEIEDIELAIDACKRMGNLDIALLKCTSSYPAPIEEANMIMVQDLATRFGVISGLSDHTMGATVPVVATCFGAKIIEKHFILDREIGGPDASFSMNEEEFTAMVKAIREAEKAIGVVDYTLTEKQAKGKDFSRSLYVVQDIKAGEIITKENVRSIRPGFGLHPKYYNEILGKKAIVDIEKGSRFVFQLIES; the protein is encoded by the coding sequence ATGAAAATAGGTAATCTTGAAATAAATAGTGACTCAAAGATTTTTATTATTGCCGAACTTTCGGCGAATCACAATGGTAGTTTAGACACAGCTTTAGAAACTATTAGAGCTGCCAAACGTGCTGGTGCCGATTGTATAAAATTACAAACCTACACTGCAGAAACTATTACAATTGATTCAAGAAAAGATGATTTTTTAATTAAAGGGACCATTTGGGAAGGTCGTAATTTGCACGAATTATACCAAGAGGCATATACGCCTTGGGAGTGGCACCAAGCTTTGTTTGAAGAAGCGAAAAATCAAGGGTTGATTTGTTTTTCATCACCCTTTGACACTACAGCAGTAGACTTTCTTGAAAGTTTAAATGTTCCTGCTTACAAAATTGCATCCTTTGAGATCACAGATATTCCTTTGATTGAATATGTAGCCTCTAAAGGAAAACCTATAATATTATCTACTGGGATAGCGGAAATTGAAGATATTGAATTAGCTATAGATGCTTGTAAAAGAATGGGAAATCTTGATATTGCTTTGTTAAAATGTACCTCTAGCTATCCAGCCCCTATTGAAGAAGCTAATATGATTATGGTACAAGATTTAGCAACTCGTTTTGGAGTAATTTCAGGTTTGTCTGACCATACTATGGGAGCAACAGTTCCAGTAGTGGCTACTTGTTTTGGAGCCAAAATTATTGAAAAACATTTTATTTTAGATCGTGAAATAGGAGGACCAGATGCTTCCTTTTCTATGAATGAAGAAGAATTTACTGCTATGGTTAAGGCTATTCGTGAGGCAGAAAAAGCAATAGGAGTGGTAGATTATACCTTAACAGAAAAACAAGCTAAAGGTAAAGATTTTTCAAGATCACTTTATGTAGTACAAGATATTAAAGCTGGTGAAATTATTACAAAAGAGAATGTGCGTTCCATTAGACCTGGTTTTGGTCTTCATCCGAAATATTATAATGAGATTTTAGGAAAAAAAGCAATTGTTGACATTGAAAAAGGAAGTCGATTTGTTTTTCAATTGATTGAATCTTAA
- a CDS encoding ABC transporter ATP-binding protein, translating into MKLVKKLLLKYFENLVYFYKHLHYRLFIMIFLGVIVGVLDGLGLAMFMPLLEMVNNVNKATGSSLGKLRFLVLGMESVGLSLNLVSVLLVMIFFFIFKGLIKFFASIYNATLRKFFISKLRNHLLYAFNKISFKYFVTSDIGRIQNTMSVEIERAAAAFYNYANTLQNAVMVVVYVGFAFFVDIKFAMLVTIGGFLSNFLYKTIYKRTKGTSRKFTKDSHSYQGQIIQYVSNFKYLKATALLDLYGSRLQKNIISIEKSRFHIGKLNAILESVREPILIIVVATVILIQTTLLKSSLGPILISLLFFYRALSSLMNLQNSYNRFLELSGSLDNLMNFQQEINLAKQPNGSFLLESLNAGFELNSVFLKYDNSIVLKNINLNINTNETIAFVGESGSGKTSLVNILAGLIPVDEGTFYINGIDSKTLDIKSYQSKIGYITQDPVIFNDTIFNNVTLWAEQNEFNLKRFNSVLEKAAIATFVKEQPLGAQTILGNDGVNLSGGQKQRISIARELFKNINVLIMDEATSALDSETERAIQESIDALKGNYTIFMVAHRLSTIRNADRIVVMNKGEIQQTGSFQELIETSQIFKKMIEMQKF; encoded by the coding sequence ATGAAATTAGTCAAGAAACTTTTATTAAAATATTTTGAAAATCTAGTTTATTTTTATAAACACTTACATTATCGATTATTTATAATGATATTTTTAGGTGTTATTGTAGGGGTTTTGGACGGTCTTGGTTTAGCTATGTTTATGCCTTTGTTAGAAATGGTAAATAATGTAAATAAGGCTACAGGATCGTCACTAGGAAAGCTTAGATTTTTAGTTCTTGGCATGGAAAGTGTTGGTTTATCTTTAAATCTTGTTTCAGTATTATTAGTAATGATATTCTTTTTTATATTTAAAGGATTAATAAAATTTTTTGCAAGTATTTATAATGCTACTCTTCGTAAATTTTTTATAAGTAAATTACGTAATCATTTACTTTATGCTTTTAACAAAATTTCATTCAAATATTTTGTTACTTCTGATATTGGTCGAATTCAAAATACAATGTCTGTTGAAATAGAAAGAGCTGCAGCAGCATTTTATAATTATGCAAACACCTTGCAAAATGCTGTAATGGTTGTTGTATATGTAGGTTTTGCTTTTTTTGTTGATATTAAATTTGCAATGTTAGTAACAATTGGAGGATTTTTATCCAATTTTTTGTATAAGACCATTTATAAAAGAACAAAAGGAACCTCTAGAAAGTTTACTAAAGATTCTCATTCTTATCAGGGGCAAATAATTCAATATGTTAGTAACTTTAAATATTTGAAAGCTACAGCATTATTAGATTTATATGGGAGTCGTCTACAAAAAAATATTATATCGATTGAAAAAAGTAGATTTCATATTGGAAAATTAAATGCAATACTTGAATCAGTTCGTGAACCCATTTTAATTATAGTAGTTGCTACGGTTATTTTAATTCAAACAACCCTTCTGAAATCTTCTCTAGGTCCAATATTAATTAGTTTATTGTTTTTTTATCGAGCATTATCATCTTTAATGAATCTGCAAAATTCATATAACAGATTTTTGGAATTGTCTGGCTCTTTAGATAATTTGATGAACTTCCAACAAGAAATTAACTTAGCAAAGCAACCAAATGGTTCTTTTTTATTAGAAAGTTTAAATGCTGGTTTTGAGCTGAATTCGGTATTTCTAAAATATGATAACTCTATAGTTCTAAAAAATATTAATCTTAATATAAATACCAATGAAACAATTGCTTTTGTTGGAGAAAGCGGAAGTGGGAAAACATCCCTGGTAAATATTTTGGCCGGATTAATACCAGTTGATGAGGGAACTTTTTATATAAATGGAATAGATTCTAAGACTCTTGATATTAAGTCGTATCAGTCTAAAATTGGTTATATTACGCAAGACCCTGTAATTTTTAATGATACTATTTTTAATAATGTCACTCTTTGGGCGGAACAGAATGAATTTAATTTAAAAAGATTTAATTCTGTTTTAGAAAAAGCGGCTATTGCTACTTTTGTAAAAGAGCAACCTTTAGGAGCTCAAACAATTCTCGGTAATGATGGTGTAAATTTGAGTGGAGGTCAAAAACAACGTATTTCAATAGCAAGAGAACTCTTTAAAAACATTAATGTATTAATAATGGATGAAGCTACTTCTGCATTAGATAGTGAAACGGAAAGAGCTATTCAGGAGAGTATAGATGCTCTTAAAGGGAACTATACAATTTTTATGGTGGCACATAGATTATCAACTATCCGAAATGCCGATAGAATAGTGGTGATGAATAAAGGCGAAATCCAGCAAACAGGCTCTTTTCAAGAACTTATCGAAACATCTCAAATATTCAAGAAAATGATTGAGATGCAAAAATTTTAA
- a CDS encoding UDP-N-acetylglucosamine 4,6-dehydratase: MEILNLIGRVKPLLTNDIASFDNELKDLVQNNRFLVIGGAGSIGQAVTKEIFKRNPKKLHVVDISENNLVELVRDIRSSLGYIDGDFRTFALDIASPIYDAFIKADGAYDYVLNLSALKHVRSEKDPFTLMRMIEVNILNTLKTIQQAKDKGVKKYFCVSTDKAANPVNMMGASKRIMELFLMRESKTIPISTARFANVAFSDGSLLHGFNQRIQKRQPIVAPNDIKRYFVTPQESGELCLMSCLLGENKDIFFPKLSEELHLITFAEIAVKYLKELGFEAHECSSEEEARTLIKTLPQEGKWPCFFTNSDTTGEKDFEEFFMDGEVLDMSRFQNLGIVKSSLSYEDENLDHFLQKISQMMAEQKWEKSEIVDLFHQMIPDFNHKETGKYLDAKM, from the coding sequence TTGGAAATTTTAAATTTAATTGGGAGAGTAAAACCATTACTCACAAACGACATTGCCTCTTTTGATAATGAGTTAAAAGATTTAGTTCAAAATAATAGATTTTTAGTTATTGGAGGTGCTGGTTCAATTGGACAAGCTGTTACGAAAGAAATATTTAAGCGCAATCCGAAAAAACTGCATGTGGTAGATATCAGTGAAAATAATTTGGTTGAGTTGGTGCGTGATATTAGAAGTTCTCTAGGTTATATTGATGGTGATTTTAGAACCTTTGCTTTAGATATTGCTTCACCTATTTATGATGCCTTCATCAAAGCTGATGGTGCTTATGATTATGTATTGAATTTATCGGCTTTGAAGCACGTTCGAAGTGAAAAAGATCCATTTACATTAATGAGAATGATTGAAGTAAATATCTTGAACACTTTAAAAACCATTCAACAAGCTAAAGATAAAGGCGTAAAAAAATATTTTTGTGTTTCTACAGATAAAGCGGCAAATCCTGTAAACATGATGGGAGCATCCAAACGAATAATGGAATTGTTTTTAATGAGAGAAAGTAAAACCATACCCATTTCAACCGCTCGTTTTGCCAATGTTGCTTTTTCTGATGGTTCCTTATTGCATGGATTCAATCAAAGAATTCAAAAAAGACAGCCCATAGTGGCACCCAATGATATTAAAAGATATTTTGTAACCCCTCAAGAATCTGGGGAATTATGCTTAATGTCTTGTTTGTTGGGGGAAAATAAAGATATCTTTTTTCCAAAATTAAGTGAAGAATTACACCTCATTACCTTTGCAGAAATTGCAGTAAAATATTTGAAAGAGTTAGGTTTCGAAGCACATGAATGCAGTAGTGAAGAAGAAGCAAGAACATTAATTAAAACCCTACCACAAGAAGGGAAATGGCCTTGTTTTTTTACAAATAGTGATACAACGGGGGAGAAAGACTTTGAAGAGTTTTTCATGGATGGAGAGGTATTGGATATGTCTCGTTTCCAAAACTTAGGAATTGTAAAAAGCAGTCTTTCTTATGAAGATGAAAATTTAGATCATTTTTTACAGAAGATAAGTCAAATGATGGCGGAACAAAAATGGGAAAAATCAGAAATAGTAGATTTATTTCATCAAATGATTCCAGATTTTAATCATAAAGAAACAGGTAAATATTTAGATGCTAAAATGTAA
- a CDS encoding four helix bundle protein, with protein MRIYGFEKLEVWHDAKNLAVLVYQMTDSLPNTEKFGLVNQIRRAIISVSSNIAEGSSRSTKKDQAHFYTMAYSSMIEVLSQLLISYELGYVSKSKLVEVRQEIEKVTNKLNALRNSLNL; from the coding sequence ATGAGAATATATGGTTTTGAAAAACTTGAAGTATGGCACGATGCTAAAAATCTAGCTGTTTTAGTTTATCAAATGACTGATTCATTGCCCAATACAGAAAAATTTGGTCTAGTCAATCAAATTAGACGAGCCATTATTTCTGTTTCATCTAATATTGCTGAGGGATCTTCAAGAAGTACAAAAAAAGATCAGGCTCATTTTTACACAATGGCTTACAGCAGTATGATAGAAGTTTTAAGTCAACTCCTTATTTCTTATGAATTGGGGTATGTAAGTAAATCTAAATTAGTTGAAGTGAGACAAGAGATTGAAAAAGTGACTAATAAATTAAATGCACTGAGAAATTCTTTAAATTTATAA
- a CDS encoding LegC family aminotransferase has product MSYFQNSIDFIREKFASNEFIPLHAPVFSGNEKKYVLDTLDSTFVSSVGAYVDQAEQVMAQISQTQKAVAVVNGTSGLQIALQLAGVQRGDEVITQALTFVATANAIHYTGAEPIFIDVDLDTMGLSPKAVEEFLQEFGEKRENGTYNKKTGKRIAACVPMHTFGFPVHLEALLRVCEEWNIPIVEDAAESLGSYYKGKHTGSFGKLGVFSFNGNKIVTCGGGGMIVTQDEELGQLGKHLTTTAKVPHPYEYVHDQVGYNFRMPNLNAALICAQLEQLEMFLANKRALAIEYATFFEGQGMKFRKELEHTKANYWLMCIELENSKERNAFLKLSNENKVMTRPIWQLMYRLSMYQHCYRDAQKNAEYLEERIVNIPSSVRG; this is encoded by the coding sequence GTGAGTTACTTTCAAAACAGTATAGATTTCATTCGAGAAAAATTTGCCTCCAACGAGTTTATTCCCTTGCACGCTCCTGTGTTTTCAGGAAACGAGAAAAAATATGTTTTAGATACATTAGATTCTACTTTTGTTTCATCAGTAGGTGCTTATGTAGATCAAGCAGAACAAGTAATGGCTCAAATAAGTCAAACACAAAAAGCAGTAGCCGTAGTAAATGGAACCTCAGGTTTGCAAATAGCATTACAATTAGCAGGAGTACAAAGAGGCGATGAAGTGATTACTCAAGCCCTAACTTTTGTAGCCACTGCAAACGCCATTCATTATACGGGTGCAGAACCTATATTTATTGATGTAGACCTTGATACAATGGGGTTATCTCCTAAGGCAGTAGAAGAATTTTTACAGGAATTCGGGGAAAAAAGAGAAAATGGAACTTATAATAAAAAAACAGGTAAGAGAATAGCGGCTTGCGTTCCCATGCATACTTTTGGTTTTCCTGTTCATCTGGAAGCGTTACTTCGCGTATGTGAGGAGTGGAATATCCCAATCGTTGAAGACGCAGCAGAATCTTTAGGAAGTTATTACAAAGGAAAGCACACCGGTTCATTCGGTAAATTAGGGGTGTTTTCATTTAATGGAAACAAAATAGTTACTTGCGGTGGTGGTGGTATGATTGTTACCCAAGACGAAGAATTAGGGCAACTAGGAAAACACTTGACAACAACGGCTAAAGTGCCCCATCCGTACGAATATGTACATGATCAGGTAGGATATAATTTTAGAATGCCTAATTTGAATGCAGCTTTAATTTGTGCTCAATTGGAACAATTAGAAATGTTCTTAGCCAATAAAAGAGCATTAGCAATAGAATATGCCACTTTTTTTGAAGGGCAAGGAATGAAATTTAGAAAGGAATTAGAACATACAAAAGCCAATTATTGGCTCATGTGTATAGAATTAGAGAATAGTAAAGAACGCAATGCATTTTTGAAGTTATCTAATGAAAATAAAGTAATGACTAGACCCATTTGGCAACTGATGTATCGTTTGTCTATGTATCAACACTGTTATAGAGATGCACAAAAAAATGCGGAGTATTTAGAAGAAAGAATTGTAAATATACCAAGTAGTGTTAGAGGATAA
- a CDS encoding acetyltransferase: MLEDKKVFIFGYSGHAYVIIESLIEMGYSIEGYFDFEEATVNPYGLTYYGFEKKVAVQEIVKNSLVFPTVGDNVIRKKLVHFFEELRLNQFTVIDKSANVSKTAQIGYSTYIGKNTAINAQAKIGNGVIVNTGAIIEHECHVNDFVHVAPASVLCGNVTVNKNVFIGANTVVKNNISIHEEVTIGAGAVVVKSIVEKGIWVGNPTRKNEIK, encoded by the coding sequence GTGTTAGAGGATAAAAAAGTATTTATTTTTGGCTATTCCGGTCATGCGTATGTCATCATCGAATCTTTGATAGAAATGGGCTATTCTATTGAAGGGTATTTTGATTTTGAAGAAGCGACCGTTAATCCTTACGGGCTTACTTATTATGGTTTTGAAAAAAAAGTAGCGGTTCAAGAAATTGTTAAAAATAGCTTGGTTTTTCCAACCGTTGGGGATAATGTAATTAGAAAAAAGTTAGTACATTTTTTTGAAGAATTAAGGCTCAATCAATTTACAGTGATTGATAAAAGCGCAAATGTTTCAAAAACAGCCCAAATAGGATATTCTACTTACATTGGAAAAAATACAGCAATTAATGCACAAGCTAAAATTGGAAATGGAGTTATAGTGAATACAGGTGCCATTATAGAGCATGAGTGCCATGTTAATGATTTTGTACATGTAGCCCCAGCTAGTGTTTTGTGTGGAAATGTCACTGTAAATAAAAATGTTTTTATTGGTGCTAACACTGTAGTTAAAAACAATATTAGCATTCATGAAGAGGTAACTATTGGCGCTGGTGCAGTAGTAGTAAAATCAATTGTTGAAAAAGGAATATGGGTAGGAAATCCCACTAGAAAAAATGAAATTAAATAA